One Phaseolus vulgaris cultivar G19833 chromosome 4, P. vulgaris v2.0, whole genome shotgun sequence DNA window includes the following coding sequences:
- the LOC137838373 gene encoding uncharacterized protein, producing the protein MAGYSSGESYKQHSPSKASVLGELHEAQRTIRRLEKKLQKMEVQQARPSHSINGGHRSHRPSSRGSSNDFGREEDHRRRQTPPQFYGHRHHNQGERHHRGVGYYQDTKARLPSVKLPCFNGSSDPNVYLDWEAKCEQIFEIHEIKDEHKLKLATLEFSDYAMKWWHGVVKDIIYHKGPPVDSWNSLKDQMRTSLAF; encoded by the exons ATGGCTGGTTATTCAAGTGGTGAATCTTACAAGCAGcactctccttccaaagcttcagtccttggtgaattgcatgaagctcaacgcaccattcggcgtttggaaaaaaaattgcaaaagatggaggtgcaacaagctaggccatctcactCTATCAATGGTGGGCATCGTtctcatagaccttcatcaaggGGTTCTTCAAATGACTTTGGCCGAGAGgaggaccataggagaaggcAAACTCCACCTCAATTCtatggacatagacatcacaaccaaggggagagacatcaCCGTGGAGTTGGATACTACCAAGAtacaaaggctaggctaccttcggtcaagcttccttgttttaatggctctagtgatcctaatgtgtatttagattgggaggctaagtgtgaacaaatatttgagatccatgagatcaaAGATGAGCacaagcttaagctagccaccttagagtttagtgattatgccatgaaatggtggcatggtgttgtaaaggacattatctatcacaagggtcctcccgtggactcttggaactctttaaaggatcaaatgcgcacTAG TTTGGCATTTTAG
- the LOC137838374 gene encoding uncharacterized protein, producing MHGVAIRKVPLTTSGVIDMVHFSAPDTRLVRWCSRAYCVLACSLGRGLSRAAGYYTEITLKLPLTQMATRVALDAVIKDETMKKPRSEWSESDRKKAQFDSVAKNIITSALTMDEFFKISQCYSAKEMWVVLEVTHEGADYVKRSKKHSLIQEYELFIMQLEETITDVQKRFTHIVNHLTRLGKEFDKEELNIKKNHDLSKLSTAALFGNLMEHELELKRLKEQETVEKKTEGLALKASAQNDINEKVEDAEHDEIIRHIEMDCPNNQSKDKPASKKVERSKGRRVYISWEENEDKPASKKVERSKGRRAYISWEENEVSSTSNSSTSSSSTESEETNLCFMMKDEESISDSVSDFSMESDNYDQLLVAFKETHDEANRLAVICSKLQKVNNVLAPKVKSLEEELHKAKIDLVSLELTCLHASIKSCENCKKLEKQVEYLLKTLSNFTKGRNNLDSLLGSQNVVFNKNGIGYNSGKVNNVKKLSSFFVPAKTSFSSFNNGKKAYFVSCFYCMKFGHTSRTCIARKYLV from the exons atgcatggtgtaGCAATAAGGAAGGTACCACTAACGACAAGCGGTGTCATAGATATGGTGCATTTTTctgcacccgatactcgccttgtcaggtggtgttctagGGCATATTGTGTGCTAGCTTGCTCCTTGGGTagaggacttagccgcgcggctggctactacacagaaataacgctcaagttgcctctaacccagatggcgacacgtgtagCGTTGGATGCG GTTATCAAGGATGAAACAATGAAGAAACCAAGGTCCGAATGGAGTGAAAGTGATAGAAAGAAAGCTCAATTTGATTCAGTAGcgaagaacatcataacctctgcattgacaatggatgaatTCTTCAAAATATCTCAATGCTACTCTGCCAAGGAAATGTGGGTGGttttggaggtaactcatgaggGAGCGGATTATGTGAAAAGATCAAAGAAGCATTCACTCATTCAAGAATATGAGCTTTTCATAATGCAATTAGAAGAAACCATAACTGATGTACAGAAGCGATTTACCCACATTGTAAATCATCTTACTAGATTGGGAAAAGAgtttgacaaagaagagctaaatataaag AAAAATCATGATCTGTCAAAACTATCCACTGCTGCATTGTTTGGAAATTTGATGGAGCATGAACTGGAGCTCAAAAGgctgaaagaacaagaaactgtggAAAAGAAAACTGAAGGACTGGCACTGAAAGCAAGTGCACAAAATGACATCAATGAGAAGGTAGAAGATGCTGAACATGATGAAATAATCA GACATATTGAGatggattgtccaaacaatcaatctAAGGACAAACCAGCTAGTAAGAAGGTTGAAAGAAGCAAGGGGAGAAGAGTTTACATCTCTTGGGAAGAGAATGAAGACAAACCAGCCAGCAAGAAGGTTGAAAGAAGCAAGGGGAGAAGAGCTTACATCTCTTGGGAAGAGAATGAAGTGTCTTCAACAAGCAACTCTTCAACaagcagctcttcaacagaaaGTGAAGAAACCAATCTGTGTTTCATGATGAAAGATGAAGAATCAATATCTGATTCGGTTAGTGACTTCTCCATGGAATCTGACAATTATGATCAATTGTTGGTTGCTTTCAAAGAAACGCATGATGAGGCAAATAGGTTAGCTGTTATATGCAGTAAACTGCAAAAAGTAAATAATGTACTTGCACCTAAGGTAAAATCTCTTGAGGAAGAACTGCATAAGGCTAAAATTGATCTTGTAAGTcttgaattaacatgtttgcatgcttccataaaatcttgtgaaaactgtaaaaagctggaaaaacaagttGAGTATTTGCTGAAAACTTTATCCAATTTCACTAAAGGTAGAAATAATCTTGACTCTCTTCTTGGTTCACAAAATGTTGTTTTCAACAAAAATGGGATTGGTTATAATTCTGGAAAAGTAAACAATGttaaaaagctttcaagtttctttgttccAGCAAAAACCAGTTTTTCATCTTTCAACAATGGGAAAAAGGcatattttgtttcttgcttttattgtatgaaatttGGGCATACTTCTAGGACATGCATTGCTAGGAAATACCTTGtgtaa